A portion of the Ricinus communis isolate WT05 ecotype wild-type unplaced genomic scaffold, ASM1957865v1 Ctg15, whole genome shotgun sequence genome contains these proteins:
- the LOC112536986 gene encoding uncharacterized protein LOC112536986 has translation MEAETSIKCLRMDRGGEYNSKEFTDFCNIHRITRQLTAAYTPQQNGVDQRRRKLDDKSRAHIFLGVSKDSKVYRLFDPITKKITINRDVKFKEDACWTWEQSKGEMQSDALDWGDKNSNTNKELELEENSGFNNTSNTASQTEGDSSTTSSGGSELSSSEGRSRKTHAWMSENTIGEGLSKEEEEAMMMIIAEDPVTYNEAVKEKKWREAMAKEIDSIEKTGTWRLTTLPKGVKAIGVKWIFKTKLNEHGDAPQAWYSRIGSYFIKKGFERCASEHTLFTKEKDGGKFLIVSLYVDDLIYTRNNKGMCEEFKISMMHEFDMSDLGRMRYFLGVEVIQNSKGIFMCQRKYAREVLARFGMFDSKSVGNPIVPGTRLSKDEKGTKIDSTMFKQVVGSLMYLTVTRPDIMFGVSLIIRYMSSPTKEHWCIAKRILRYINGTIEMGILYRGGSIIDLVAYTDNDFAGHLNDKKSTSRFVFLLAG, from the exons ATGGAGGCTGAAACAAGCATCAAATGTTTGCGAATGGATAGAGGAGGCGAGTACAACTCGAAGGAGTTCACAGACTTTTGCAACATTCATAGGATCACTCGACAACTAACGGCAGCATACACCCCCCAACAAAATGGTGTTG atcaaagaagaagaaagctaGATGACAAGAGTAGAGCACACATATTTCTTGGTGTGAGCAAGGATTCCAAAGTATATAGACTCTTTGATCCTATTaccaagaaaataacaatcaaTAGAgatgtaaaatttaaagaagatGCATGCTGGACGTGGGAACAAAGCAAAGGAGAAATGCAATCAGATGCACTGGACTGGGGAGATAAGAACTCTAATACTAACAAAGAGTTAGAGTTAGAAGAAAACTCTGGTTTTAACAATACAAGTAACACGGCTTCACAAACAGAAGGAGACTCCTCCACAACCTCATCAGGCGGAAGCGAACTAAGCTCATCAGAAGGAAGATCTCGGAAAACTCATGCATGGATGTCAGAAAACACAATCGGAGAAGGACTTTCaaaggaggaagaagaagcaatgatgatgataatagcAGAAGATCCAGTTACATACAATGAAGctgtgaaagaaaaaaaatggagaGAGGCGATGGCTAAAGAGATTGACTCTATAGAGAAAACTGGCACGTGGAGACTCACAACCTTGCCGAAAGGAGTCAAAGCCATTGGGGTTAAATGGATTTTCAAAACCAAGCTTAATGAACATGGTGAT GCTCCGCAAGCATGGTACAGCCGCATAGGATCCTACTTCATTAAAAAGGGTTTCGAAAGGTGCGCGTCTGAACATACTCTCTTTACAAAAGAGAAGGATGGAGGTAAATTCCTAATTGTCAGTCTTTACGTtgatgatttaatttatactCGGAATAATAAAGGCATGTGTGAGGAATTTAAGATATCAATGATGCATGAATTTGACATGTCTGATTTGGGAAGGATGAGATATTTTCTTGGCGTGGAAGTCATACAGAATTCGAAGGGGATATTCATGTGTCAAAGAAAATATGCAAGAGAAGTGCTGGCAAGGTTTGGCATGTTTGATAGCAAATCGGTTGGAAATCCTATTGTGCCAGGCACAAGGCTTTCCAAGGATGAGAAGGGAACTAAGATCGATTCAACCATGTTCAAGCAAGTTGTTGGGAGCCTGATGTACTTGACAGTAACTAGACCAGACATAATGTTTGGAGTGAGTTTGATTATCAGATATATGTCATCTCCAACTAAGGAGCATTGGTGTATAGCAAAGAGAATATTAAGATACATTAATGGTACAATTGAAATGGGAATTCTTTACAGAGGTGGAAGCATCATAGACTTGGTGGCATACACAGACAATGACTTTGCAGGACATCTTAATGATAAGAAAAGTACTTCTAGGTTTGTATTTCTTCTTGCAGGATGA
- the LOC107262454 gene encoding uncharacterized protein LOC107262454, translating to MKRKYQGSERVQRAQLQALRRESEILEMKEGETIVEYFSRVMMVANNMHNNGETMQDTQIVEKILRTLTERFNYRVVSVEESKDISCLTVDELQSSLIVHEQKFRRKINEEEQVLKVTQEERSGRGRGRSTFGGYRG from the coding sequence ATGAAAAGGAAATATCAAGGAAGTGAGAGGGTACAAAGAGCCCAATTACAAGCTCTCAGAAGAGAATCTGAAATCCTTGAAATGAAAGAAGGAGAAACCATTGTCGAATATTTCTCCAGAGTTATGATGGTGGCAAACAACATGCATAACAATGGAGAGACAATGCAAGACACTCAGATTGTGGAGAAGATTCTGAGAACTCTCACTGAGAGATTCAATTACAGAGTTGTCTCGGTAGAGGAATCAAAAGACATAAGCTGCCTCACAGTTGATGAACTTCAAAGTTCACTTATTGTCCATGAACAAAAGTTCCGAAGAAAGATCAATGAAGAAGAGCAGGTGCTCAAAGTGACTCAAGAGGAGAGAAGCGGAAGAGGAAGAGGCAGGAGCACGTTTGGAGGGTACCGAGGATGA